The following coding sequences are from one Phycisphaeraceae bacterium window:
- the gdhA gene encoding NADP-specific glutamate dehydrogenase, with translation MINCPDTETFMEGLVKRNPHEEEFHQAVREVAESVVPFVLDHDEYRKAQILERMTEPDRIIIFRVTWVDDEGNFRANRAWRVQFNNSIGPYKGGLRFHPTVTLSVLKFLGFEQVFKNSLTGLPMGGAKGGSNFNPKGKSDQEVMRFCHSLMIELHRHIGEDTDVPAGDIGVGGREVSYLFGQYKRLANRFVGTLTGKGLSFGGSLVRTEATGFGCVYFCDNMLQHAGESLDGKTVAISGSGNVAIYAAQKAAELGAKVVTLSDSGGFIHDPDGIDADKLDFIKDLKEVRRGRISEYAEKYKKAEFTADQRPWSVPVDIAMPCATQNELNLEEANRLISNGVVAVSEGANMPTEYDAAHAFLKKKVLFAPAKAANAGGVAVSGLEQSQNALRLQWSHEEVDSRLKTIMKDIHGKCVNYGEEKSMPVNYVKGANIAGFVKVADAMLAYGAV, from the coding sequence TGCCCGGATACGGAGACCTTTATGGAAGGTCTGGTCAAGCGTAACCCTCACGAGGAGGAGTTTCATCAGGCGGTTCGGGAGGTCGCTGAGTCGGTGGTGCCGTTTGTTCTTGATCACGATGAGTACCGCAAGGCGCAGATTCTCGAGCGGATGACCGAGCCGGATCGGATCATCATCTTCCGGGTGACCTGGGTGGACGATGAGGGAAACTTCCGGGCCAATCGGGCCTGGCGGGTTCAGTTCAACAACTCGATCGGTCCGTACAAGGGCGGGCTTCGCTTCCATCCGACGGTGACGCTGAGTGTGCTCAAGTTCCTCGGCTTCGAGCAGGTCTTCAAGAACAGCCTCACCGGCCTGCCGATGGGCGGGGCCAAAGGCGGGTCGAACTTCAATCCCAAGGGCAAGTCGGACCAGGAGGTCATGCGGTTCTGCCACTCGCTGATGATCGAGCTGCACCGGCACATTGGTGAAGACACCGATGTGCCCGCGGGTGACATCGGCGTTGGCGGGCGAGAAGTGTCCTATCTGTTCGGCCAGTACAAACGGCTGGCCAATCGATTCGTCGGAACACTCACGGGCAAGGGTCTTTCGTTTGGCGGGAGTCTGGTACGCACCGAAGCGACAGGTTTTGGCTGTGTCTACTTCTGCGACAACATGCTCCAGCACGCAGGCGAGTCGTTGGATGGCAAGACGGTCGCCATCTCAGGCTCAGGCAACGTCGCGATCTACGCGGCACAGAAAGCTGCCGAACTAGGCGCGAAGGTCGTAACCCTGTCTGACTCCGGCGGATTCATCCACGATCCCGATGGCATCGATGCTGACAAACTCGATTTCATCAAGGATCTCAAGGAGGTCCGGCGCGGGCGTATCAGCGAGTACGCCGAGAAATACAAGAAGGCTGAGTTCACCGCCGACCAGCGGCCATGGTCGGTGCCGGTGGATATCGCCATGCCGTGCGCCACTCAGAACGAGCTGAATCTTGAAGAGGCCAATCGGCTCATCAGCAACGGCGTGGTCGCCGTGAGCGAGGGTGCGAACATGCCGACCGAGTACGACGCGGCCCACGCGTTTCTTAAGAAGAAGGTGCTCTTTGCCCCTGCCAAGGCGGCGAACGCGGGCGGAGTGGCGGTCTCGGGTCTCGAACAGAGTCAGAATGCGCTGCGACTGCAGTGGTCTCACGAAGAGGTCGATTCGCGACTAAAGACGATCATGAAGGACATCCATGGTAAGTGCGTGAACTACGGCGAGGAGAAGTCCATGCCGGTGAACTACGTCAAGGGAGCGAACATCGCGGGTTTCGTTAAGGTCGCCGATGCGATGCTGGCCTACGGTGCTGTCTGA